The following are encoded in a window of Falco biarmicus isolate bFalBia1 chromosome 8, bFalBia1.pri, whole genome shotgun sequence genomic DNA:
- the LOC130153730 gene encoding E3 ubiquitin-protein ligase RBBP6-like translates to MSCVHYKFSSRLNSDVVTFHGPHISLRDLRCQIMGCERLKATHCDLQVTNAQTMEEYTDDNALIPRHSSVTVRRVPVRGVKATGKTDLGRYVAVLASLVVV, encoded by the exons ATGTCGTGTGTCCACTACAagttctcctccaggctgaactctGATGTGGTCACCTTTCACGGCCCCCACATCTCCCTGCGCGACCTCAGGTGCCAGATCATGGGCTGCGAGAGGCTGAAGGCGACCCACTGCGACCTGCAGGTCACCAACGCCCAGACCATGGAAG aatacaCAGATGACAATGCCCTGATTCCAAGGCACTCATCGGTAACTGTTAGGAGAGTCCCTGTTAGAGGAGTTAAAGCTACCGGCAAGACAGACCTTGG GAGGTACGTGGCTGTACTTGCGAGCCTGGTGGTGGTGTAG